One window of Methanobacterium alkalithermotolerans genomic DNA carries:
- a CDS encoding nicotianamine synthase family protein produces MSCYMYWDKIKSIAHSLNKYENYSLSQMPLEDIIPILDSVEEIAHDKVIDFDSAKHILDDKKMREALQVIRKFYVYLGTRLETDMAQKIISSSNPWKTLKSFHFYERYLGLLKNENQLVKFTPEEKVVFIGGGPLPLTLILLNQLYKTRGISIEIIPEVARLSREVLKKLGLESHIEVVEGDENSLKNREYKVIMVAALAEPKERVFANLWEMVDTRTPVIYRTYTGMRAILYSPVTERATRGFHKEVMILPTGKVNNTSVLIRKVV; encoded by the coding sequence ATGAGTTGTTATATGTACTGGGATAAAATAAAATCCATTGCCCATTCCCTGAATAAATATGAAAATTACTCCCTTTCCCAAATGCCTCTGGAGGATATTATACCTATTCTTGATTCCGTAGAAGAAATAGCCCATGATAAGGTAATTGATTTTGACTCGGCTAAACATATACTGGATGATAAAAAAATGAGGGAAGCCTTACAGGTTATACGTAAGTTTTATGTTTACCTGGGCACCCGGCTGGAGACAGACATGGCCCAGAAAATAATATCATCATCTAATCCCTGGAAAACCTTAAAATCCTTCCATTTTTATGAGCGCTATTTAGGATTATTAAAAAATGAAAATCAGCTGGTTAAGTTTACTCCTGAAGAGAAAGTGGTATTTATTGGGGGAGGTCCATTACCTTTAACCCTGATACTGCTTAACCAGCTTTATAAAACCAGAGGAATCAGTATAGAAATAATACCGGAAGTGGCCCGGCTATCCCGGGAGGTTCTAAAAAAATTGGGCCTGGAGTCTCATATTGAAGTGGTGGAAGGAGATGAAAACAGCCTGAAAAACAGAGAATACAAGGTTATCATGGTGGCTGCTCTGGCAGAACCTAAAGAAAGAGTTTTTGCCAATCTATGGGAAATGGTGGATACCCGCACTCCAGTTATATACCGTACCTATACTGGTATGAGAGCCATTTTATACTCTCCAGTAACAGAAAGAGCAACCCGGGGATTTCACAAAGAAGTGATGATTCTACCTACAGGTAAAGTAAACAATACTTCGGTACTTATAAGAAAAGTGGTGTAA
- a CDS encoding FmdE family protein has translation MIFALAMCGAVAATEETTGGEGGLPVDQPLSGDEVNDADIDELIDPIIGVKVNYEYANDVINPGISLKDAEGKAVDFTKTYDAVFQGYKLEFLYPGASEGSKFKVIVSAPGYKTQEQEVTVGKHPTDLADPNLYANVVFNMVATDNYRLGREVTKKANELLNFGTADKVLCITTAGVPKRNGTTSEDAIEGIINQSNGLITDGQGNLLLLKKTPVDPVDFAFVVKRGNQLLLAYFYNGTLTPSYVGTISASMTDAQWTNANHKIGKDTYPVASLANAWAVGTPTDLLKAAAFHGHMCDGTISGYAMTEVLLKYFPPEQETLTHSGAPADKTAYRVITIPGDSKDDAFLTILNIRPGSGGALSGFDTSETGATQQMAAFIRWNDVLKTGTIIVLSFNRAKFQQDFFAETGLSPNQAQHDHNHDDVTQDHVHTNMYPLKLTTWLLGKLNQFPEQYIDILLDKDGLNEEAYYYLLGSASEIKNPDGTVRIESKEAAGLDLTYIAGLGLPDAVRAVPANNPVGTLTPQQMKQIGIDAANLAKEIFFNEKGIILEKDDRDLLVQTSAGYVRFNGQLTDMTMDGIFEVLGSRLSRYTLLPMHNAPWKPLYFTFTLRGADGVTMDSIYMSYDPETHQFWVGTSEDGKQVNDIGPNALNVQARINDLSRNVFKEGNWFNIQSIANAWRNNPPFEQLMTFLYHDHACPGVQPGFFIVDKVLTDFPLSGQENYFWIASSIYCKDDSLIYLMGISPGSGTYMSQRLLNEDLLDNNAALPSGTDEGLLVIWDPVNKVGRAVIVTFEWARFDMTGLTTNEARREAQIAGFVALYKNEEFARMISPVKIETTEPKYITAAEFDLIKQGGGADFNSHDFLRSLPFRTLSDLIQVPGGDHQHGDGGHTHDGTGGHTHGPGGHVHTGTVGHSHTHAAHTHTHAAPELEAGEELSGDEKAYEVSKTQPSTENQSDVPVYAIIIGILAIGGLAAFGFLRGGFGLFGK, from the coding sequence ATGATTTTCGCGCTGGCTATGTGTGGTGCGGTTGCAGCTACTGAAGAAACTACAGGTGGTGAAGGCGGATTGCCTGTGGATCAGCCTTTATCCGGGGATGAAGTAAATGATGCAGATATCGATGAGCTTATTGATCCTATTATTGGGGTTAAGGTGAATTATGAGTATGCTAATGATGTTATTAATCCCGGTATCAGCTTAAAGGATGCTGAAGGTAAGGCTGTTGATTTTACCAAGACTTATGATGCTGTTTTTCAGGGTTATAAACTGGAATTTTTATATCCTGGTGCATCAGAAGGAAGTAAATTCAAAGTAATAGTTTCTGCTCCAGGTTATAAGACTCAGGAACAGGAAGTCACTGTAGGTAAACATCCAACTGATTTAGCTGATCCTAATTTATATGCCAATGTAGTTTTCAATATGGTGGCCACGGATAACTACCGTTTAGGACGGGAAGTTACCAAAAAAGCCAATGAATTATTGAACTTTGGCACCGCCGATAAAGTACTGTGCATAACCACCGCTGGTGTACCTAAAAGAAATGGAACCACATCTGAAGATGCCATAGAGGGTATTATAAATCAGTCCAATGGTTTAATCACCGATGGACAGGGTAACCTGTTACTTTTAAAGAAAACCCCGGTTGATCCTGTGGACTTTGCCTTTGTGGTAAAAAGAGGAAACCAGTTACTACTGGCCTACTTCTACAATGGGACTTTAACCCCCTCCTATGTGGGAACCATATCTGCAAGCATGACCGATGCCCAGTGGACCAATGCCAATCATAAGATAGGCAAGGACACTTATCCGGTGGCCAGTCTGGCCAATGCCTGGGCAGTGGGAACCCCTACAGATCTATTGAAGGCTGCTGCATTCCATGGACACATGTGTGATGGTACCATCAGTGGATATGCCATGACTGAAGTGCTCTTAAAGTACTTCCCACCAGAACAGGAAACTTTAACTCACTCTGGTGCTCCTGCTGATAAGACTGCCTACCGAGTAATAACCATTCCTGGTGATTCTAAAGACGATGCATTTTTAACCATCCTCAATATCAGACCTGGCAGTGGAGGAGCTCTATCTGGATTTGATACCAGTGAAACTGGTGCAACCCAGCAAATGGCAGCTTTCATTCGTTGGAATGATGTACTTAAAACTGGTACCATTATCGTACTGAGCTTTAACCGTGCCAAGTTCCAGCAGGATTTCTTTGCTGAAACCGGACTAAGCCCTAACCAGGCCCAACACGACCACAACCACGATGACGTAACCCAGGATCATGTACACACCAACATGTATCCTCTGAAGTTAACCACCTGGCTACTGGGAAAACTAAACCAGTTTCCGGAACAATACATCGATATACTTCTGGATAAAGATGGATTAAATGAGGAAGCATACTACTACCTGCTGGGATCTGCCAGTGAGATTAAAAATCCTGATGGAACTGTGCGTATTGAGTCAAAAGAAGCAGCAGGATTAGACCTGACTTATATTGCAGGCCTGGGATTACCAGATGCTGTAAGAGCAGTACCTGCAAATAATCCAGTGGGAACTTTAACTCCACAACAAATGAAACAAATCGGAATCGACGCAGCTAACCTGGCTAAAGAGATATTCTTCAATGAAAAAGGAATAATCCTGGAAAAAGATGACCGGGATCTTCTGGTACAGACTTCTGCTGGATACGTCCGCTTTAATGGTCAGTTAACTGATATGACCATGGATGGAATCTTCGAAGTTCTGGGATCCAGATTAAGTCGTTACACTCTACTTCCCATGCACAATGCACCCTGGAAACCACTGTACTTTACCTTTACCTTAAGAGGTGCTGATGGAGTAACCATGGACTCAATTTACATGAGTTACGACCCGGAAACCCATCAATTCTGGGTGGGAACCTCTGAGGATGGTAAACAGGTAAATGATATTGGCCCTAATGCATTAAATGTTCAGGCTAGAATCAATGATCTATCCCGTAATGTTTTCAAGGAAGGTAACTGGTTTAATATTCAATCCATTGCCAATGCCTGGAGAAATAATCCGCCATTTGAACAGCTAATGACTTTCCTATACCACGATCATGCCTGTCCTGGTGTACAGCCTGGATTCTTCATAGTTGATAAAGTTCTAACCGATTTCCCTTTAAGTGGACAGGAGAACTACTTCTGGATTGCATCCAGTATCTACTGTAAAGATGACAGTCTAATCTATCTGATGGGCATATCCCCGGGAAGTGGAACCTACATGAGCCAAAGACTCCTGAATGAGGACTTACTGGATAACAATGCAGCTTTACCTTCAGGAACTGATGAGGGATTGCTGGTGATATGGGATCCAGTAAATAAAGTGGGTAGAGCAGTTATAGTAACCTTTGAATGGGCTAGGTTTGACATGACCGGTCTTACTACTAATGAAGCCCGAAGGGAAGCTCAAATTGCTGGTTTTGTAGCTTTATACAAAAACGAGGAATTTGCAAGAATGATTTCTCCAGTAAAAATTGAAACCACAGAGCCAAAATATATCACTGCTGCTGAATTTGATTTAATTAAGCAGGGTGGTGGAGCTGATTTCAATTCCCACGACTTTTTGAGAAGTCTACCCTTCAGAACACTATCTGATCTGATTCAGGTTCCTGGCGGAGATCATCAACATGGTGATGGTGGACATACCCACGACGGTACCGGTGGACACACTCATGGACCAGGTGGACATGTACACACCGGAACGGTGGGACACTCCCATACCCATGCTGCCCATACTCACACCCATGCTGCTCCTGAATTAGAAGCAGGGGAAGAGTTAAGTGGTGATGAAAAAGCCTACGAGGTAAGTAAAACCCAACCATCTACTGAAAACCAGTCAGATGTACCAGTATATGCTATTATTATTGGTATATTGGCTATTGGTGGATTGGCTGCTTTTGGATTCCTCAGAGGTGGATTTGGTCTATTTGGAAAATAA
- a CDS encoding Rpo12/RPC10 RNA polymerase subunit family protein translates to MYKCAECGFIIDPRASMENKCPRCRYRILFKEVPVVKRTIKAR, encoded by the coding sequence TTGTATAAATGTGCTGAGTGTGGCTTTATAATTGATCCCCGGGCCAGCATGGAAAATAAGTGCCCACGCTGCCGGTATCGAATTTTATTTAAAGAAGTCCCTGTGGTTAAAAGAACCATTAAAGCCCGATAA
- a CDS encoding GNAT family N-acetyltransferase, whose product MTYFQVQSLQETTIPYGEIQDFLFDMIQQEFGYGYIPDYHQDIQHIADYYLKPAGNDFLLAVDNAHEKLIGTIGIRAYDKDFPLFKDIYHPHSTASIWRVFVSKSWRRKGVASTLVNIGEDFCQKKGYENIYLHTHRTVPGSLNFWLAQGYHIKVDTKNEMGTVHMEKQLNNPVDREAAEKCEIYI is encoded by the coding sequence ATGACTTATTTCCAGGTGCAAAGTTTACAAGAGACCACAATTCCTTATGGAGAAATCCAGGATTTTCTTTTTGATATGATTCAGCAAGAATTTGGTTATGGTTATATTCCTGATTACCATCAGGATATCCAGCATATAGCGGATTACTATTTAAAACCAGCAGGTAATGACTTCTTACTGGCAGTAGATAATGCTCATGAAAAATTAATTGGTACCATTGGTATCCGGGCCTATGATAAAGATTTCCCCTTATTTAAGGACATATACCATCCCCATAGTACCGCCAGTATATGGCGGGTTTTTGTAAGTAAGTCCTGGCGGCGCAAGGGAGTAGCTTCCACCCTGGTAAATATAGGTGAGGATTTTTGCCAAAAAAAAGGTTATGAAAATATATATCTACATACCCATCGAACTGTTCCGGGTTCTCTAAATTTCTGGTTAGCTCAGGGTTACCATATCAAAGTAGATACTAAAAATGAAATGGGTACGGTGCATATGGAAAAACAATTAAATAACCCGGTGGATAGGGAAGCAGCCGAAAAATGTGAAATATATATTTAG
- the rrp42 gene encoding exosome complex protein Rrp42, with protein sequence MNIVPEITRKSITHLINNQERVDGRALDEYREISLETGVISKAEGSARVKIGNTQIMVGTKPQIGEPFPDTPDVGVLMTNSELLPMASPSFEPGPPDERSVELSRVADRCIRESEMVDLKELCIIPGKKVWMVFIDLHILDYDGNLMDAAVLGAVAALKNTMIPEVKVVDNEIIIDHENMKPLPIREEVVMCTFAKIGEQLVIDPSLDEEEILSARLSIGITASDKICAMQKGGDSPLTKEEIMNAVKITEGKSKELMKYLE encoded by the coding sequence ATGAATATCGTTCCAGAAATTACTCGTAAAAGTATAACTCATCTGATTAATAACCAAGAACGGGTTGATGGTAGGGCCCTGGATGAATATCGTGAGATATCCCTGGAAACCGGTGTTATTTCCAAAGCTGAAGGTTCTGCACGTGTCAAAATAGGCAATACTCAGATAATGGTAGGTACCAAACCACAAATTGGGGAACCATTCCCGGATACTCCTGATGTGGGGGTTTTAATGACCAATTCTGAACTACTCCCTATGGCCTCCCCCAGTTTTGAACCAGGACCACCAGATGAAAGATCGGTAGAGCTCTCCCGGGTAGCAGATAGATGTATTCGGGAAAGTGAAATGGTTGATCTAAAAGAATTATGCATTATTCCGGGCAAAAAAGTATGGATGGTATTTATTGACCTGCATATACTGGATTATGATGGTAATCTGATGGATGCGGCGGTTTTAGGTGCTGTAGCTGCTTTGAAAAATACCATGATTCCTGAGGTAAAAGTGGTGGATAATGAAATAATTATTGACCATGAAAATATGAAACCCTTGCCTATACGGGAAGAGGTAGTGATGTGCACTTTTGCTAAGATAGGGGAGCAGCTGGTAATTGACCCTTCACTTGATGAAGAAGAAATTCTATCTGCACGGTTATCTATTGGAATAACTGCATCTGATAAAATCTGCGCCATGCAAAAAGGTGGAGATTCTCCTTTGACTAAAGAGGAGATTATGAATGCAGTTAAAATTACGGAAGGTAAATCAAAAGAACTCATGAAATATTTGGAATGA
- the rpl37A gene encoding 50S ribosomal protein L37Ae has translation MARTKKVGITGRFGARYGRKAKRTVKQIEENMKKKHVCPKCDRPYVKRVSRGIWECKKCDAVFTGGAYVPSTPMGKTATRNIKRIVGGL, from the coding sequence ATGGCAAGAACCAAAAAAGTAGGTATTACTGGAAGATTTGGTGCAAGGTACGGTAGGAAAGCCAAAAGAACCGTAAAGCAAATCGAAGAAAACATGAAAAAGAAGCATGTTTGCCCTAAATGTGATAGACCTTATGTTAAAAGAGTAAGTAGAGGCATATGGGAATGCAAAAAATGTGATGCAGTTTTCACTGGCGGGGCCTATGTCCCCTCTACACCTATGGGTAAAACTGCTACCAGAAACATTAAGAGGATTGTTGGAGGCTTGTAA
- a CDS encoding prefoldin subunit beta — protein MELPKNIQHQLAQFQQLQQQAQAISMQKQTVEMQIQETQKALEELKKTDDEAEVFKTAGNLLIKVKKDEINSELEEKAETLQLREKTITRQEERVMKKLQEMQASLQEAMQGAGMNPGMGN, from the coding sequence ATGGAACTCCCTAAAAATATTCAGCATCAATTAGCCCAGTTTCAACAACTGCAGCAACAGGCCCAGGCCATCTCCATGCAAAAACAAACCGTGGAAATGCAAATCCAGGAAACTCAAAAAGCTCTGGAAGAATTAAAAAAAACTGATGATGAGGCTGAAGTATTCAAAACAGCAGGAAATTTACTCATTAAAGTTAAAAAAGATGAAATAAACAGTGAATTGGAAGAAAAAGCAGAAACCCTCCAGCTTCGAGAGAAAACTATCACTCGTCAGGAGGAAAGGGTAATGAAAAAGCTCCAGGAAATGCAGGCCTCTTTACAGGAAGCCATGCAGGGAGCTGGAATGAACCCGGGAATGGGAAATTAA
- a CDS encoding KEOPS complex subunit Pcc1, with product MLNHIDIDDFNPLNSLEATVEIKMDSEYESRVIFDSISPELESSPSSRATMKMDREGSTLYLKIHARDAPSFRASLNSSIRWIILSLEMLNLLKS from the coding sequence ATGTTAAATCACATTGATATTGATGATTTCAATCCTTTAAATTCGCTAGAGGCTACTGTGGAAATTAAAATGGATTCAGAATATGAATCCCGTGTAATATTTGATTCAATTTCCCCTGAATTGGAAAGTTCACCTTCTTCTCGCGCTACCATGAAAATGGATAGGGAAGGCAGCACTTTATATTTAAAAATACATGCCCGGGATGCTCCTTCTTTTAGAGCTTCCCTTAATTCATCTATTAGATGGATTATTCTCTCTTTAGAGATGTTAAATTTATTAAAATCTTAA
- the rrp41 gene encoding exosome complex exonuclease Rrp41: MITIITLGTNIGAKSREDGRAFDELRNLKIEAGVLERADGSAYLEFGGNKVLVAVYGPKESFIRRFQRPDRAYIRCRYNMAPFSVDDRKRPGPDRRSIEISKITAEALQPAVILEKYPRSVIEIFIEVLEAEGGTRCAGITAASVALADAGIPMKDMVVACAAGKVDGQVVLDLSEVEDKDGQADVPVAILPRSGEITLLQSDGNLTTAEFEKALDLAIKGCNQISEVQKEALKKRYGE; encoded by the coding sequence GTGATTACTATCATCACATTAGGTACCAATATTGGGGCAAAATCAAGAGAAGATGGAAGAGCTTTTGATGAATTAAGAAATTTAAAAATCGAAGCAGGTGTATTAGAAAGGGCGGATGGTTCAGCTTACCTGGAATTTGGAGGGAATAAAGTACTGGTGGCAGTTTATGGCCCTAAAGAATCATTCATAAGAAGATTTCAGCGACCAGACCGGGCATATATACGATGCCGGTATAACATGGCACCTTTCTCGGTGGATGACCGTAAAAGACCGGGCCCGGATAGGAGATCAATTGAGATATCTAAGATAACTGCTGAAGCACTCCAGCCAGCAGTGATACTGGAAAAATATCCCCGTTCTGTGATTGAGATTTTTATTGAAGTACTGGAAGCAGAGGGAGGCACCCGTTGTGCCGGGATTACTGCAGCATCTGTAGCTCTGGCTGATGCAGGTATCCCTATGAAGGATATGGTGGTGGCCTGTGCTGCAGGGAAAGTGGATGGACAGGTGGTACTGGACCTTTCAGAAGTGGAAGATAAAGATGGACAGGCAGATGTGCCGGTGGCCATTTTACCTCGCAGTGGCGAAATTACATTGCTACAAAGCGATGGTAATTTAACTACAGCTGAATTTGAAAAAGCACTGGATCTGGCCATTAAAGGATGCAATCAGATTAGCGAAGTACAAAAGGAAGCCCTGAAAAAGAGGTATGGTGAATAA
- a CDS encoding DUF3194 domain-containing protein, translating into MPGKLKKLSPEDLNEISDFLSSTAQDFILNQISSKEIDDLDIKSEVSYNQELDVDLSIDLQVDELCVYDEDIVNQALDFTFKALESFLDDNYRE; encoded by the coding sequence GTGCCAGGAAAGCTTAAAAAATTGAGCCCTGAGGATCTAAATGAAATCTCTGATTTTTTATCCTCAACTGCTCAAGATTTTATTTTAAATCAGATCTCCTCTAAAGAGATTGATGATCTGGATATTAAATCAGAAGTTTCTTATAATCAAGAACTGGATGTTGATTTATCTATTGATCTTCAGGTGGATGAATTATGTGTCTATGATGAGGATATTGTAAATCAGGCTCTTGATTTTACCTTTAAAGCTTTAGAATCTTTTTTAGATGATAATTATCGGGAATAA
- the feoB gene encoding ferrous iron transport protein B, with protein MGNKTIKSWFRGFKSDSNDLKTRNLQENSGKSKSKLKKLVLVGNPNVGKSLLFNKLTGSYVTVSNYPGTTVSIDSGKCNISGENYEIIDSPGMYSLSSITEEERISKLILLEDEPDILLHVVDAKNMERMLPLTLQLIEAKLPVVLVLNMMDEAENAGIKIDASQLEEKLGIPVATTAATTGQGIGELNHKISQYKLKDGFNIKYDEKIESAAQKISDLLQGEYPVSLRSLSLLLLQEDSDVQNLVKEKEGSNYTFIDNLLNETLSQFKQPLNYLIKMKLQKEATGLVSEVSDDTGEIQIGFREKLSRAMINPLTGIPILLAVLYFGLYRFVGGFAAGDMVDFIETEIFGEWALPLVEGFVTSSIPYEALQSLIIGDYGIFTLGITYAIAIILPIVGAFFLVFSILEDSGYLPRLALLLDRLFKKIGLSGRAIIPMVLGVGCGSMATMTTRTLETKRERNIATLLLALAIPCSAQLGVIFAVLATSSSALWLWVFVILLNYIIIGFAASKILPGSNPTFYMELPPLRVPKLSNVLRKTYTRLIWYFKELFPLFIAISVLIWGLELTGILDFIIGAMNPVLSAIGLPVETAQTFILGFFRRDYGAAGLFEIQDALTGVQLLVSAVVLTLFVPCVAQFLVMIKERGKKVALAMGAFVLVYAFFVGFLLNLILSTLGVVL; from the coding sequence ATGGGCAACAAAACCATAAAATCATGGTTCAGGGGATTTAAATCAGATTCAAATGATTTAAAAACCCGGAATCTTCAGGAAAACTCAGGAAAAAGTAAAAGCAAGCTGAAAAAACTAGTACTGGTAGGAAACCCCAATGTAGGTAAAAGTCTGCTATTTAATAAATTAACTGGTAGTTATGTAACTGTATCCAACTATCCGGGAACCACGGTATCTATTGATAGTGGTAAATGTAATATCTCCGGGGAAAACTATGAAATAATTGATTCACCAGGGATGTATTCTTTAAGTTCCATCACCGAAGAAGAACGAATATCCAAACTGATACTACTAGAAGATGAGCCTGATATCTTACTCCATGTGGTGGATGCTAAAAACATGGAAAGAATGCTTCCTTTAACTTTACAACTAATTGAAGCAAAACTACCGGTGGTTCTGGTTTTGAATATGATGGATGAGGCTGAAAATGCGGGAATAAAAATTGATGCCTCCCAGCTAGAAGAAAAACTAGGTATCCCGGTGGCGACCACCGCAGCCACCACAGGACAGGGTATAGGGGAACTTAACCACAAAATTTCCCAATATAAACTAAAAGATGGATTTAATATTAAATACGATGAAAAAATTGAATCAGCTGCCCAGAAAATAAGTGATCTGCTACAGGGTGAATATCCTGTATCCCTCCGTTCATTATCCTTATTATTATTACAAGAAGACAGCGATGTTCAAAATTTGGTAAAGGAAAAAGAAGGAAGTAATTACACTTTTATTGATAACTTACTAAATGAAACCCTATCTCAATTCAAACAACCTTTAAACTATCTTATAAAAATGAAACTCCAAAAAGAAGCTACTGGATTAGTTTCTGAAGTATCTGACGATACTGGGGAGATTCAGATTGGGTTTAGAGAAAAGTTAAGCCGGGCTATGATTAATCCCCTTACAGGCATACCTATATTACTGGCAGTTTTATATTTTGGATTGTATCGGTTTGTAGGTGGTTTTGCTGCAGGGGATATGGTGGACTTTATTGAAACAGAGATTTTCGGCGAATGGGCCTTACCTCTGGTAGAAGGTTTTGTAACTAGCAGCATACCTTATGAAGCACTACAAAGCCTCATAATTGGGGACTATGGTATATTTACTCTGGGTATAACCTATGCCATAGCCATCATTCTTCCCATAGTCGGTGCCTTCTTTTTAGTATTCTCCATTCTGGAAGATAGTGGATATTTACCACGACTGGCCCTCCTACTGGATCGATTATTTAAAAAAATAGGACTTAGCGGAAGGGCCATTATACCCATGGTATTAGGTGTAGGTTGTGGTAGTATGGCCACCATGACCACCCGGACCCTGGAAACTAAACGTGAAAGGAATATAGCCACCTTACTACTGGCCCTGGCCATACCTTGTTCTGCACAATTAGGAGTAATATTTGCGGTTTTAGCAACTTCCAGCAGTGCTTTATGGCTGTGGGTATTTGTAATTCTATTGAATTACATCATAATTGGGTTCGCGGCTTCAAAAATTTTACCAGGATCCAATCCCACCTTTTATATGGAACTACCTCCCCTTAGAGTTCCTAAACTTTCCAATGTATTGAGAAAAACTTACACCCGGCTAATATGGTACTTCAAGGAATTATTCCCCTTATTTATTGCCATCAGTGTATTAATCTGGGGTCTGGAGCTTACTGGGATTCTGGACTTTATTATTGGAGCTATGAACCCTGTCTTAAGCGCTATTGGTTTACCGGTGGAAACAGCCCAGACCTTTATCCTGGGATTCTTTAGAAGAGATTATGGTGCCGCAGGACTATTTGAAATACAGGATGCCCTTACTGGAGTGCAGCTTTTAGTTTCAGCTGTAGTACTAACTCTATTTGTACCATGTGTGGCCCAGTTTTTGGTAATGATCAAAGAAAGAGGTAAAAAAGTCGCCCTGGCCATGGGAGCATTTGTACTGGTATATGCCTTTTTTGTGGGATTCCTGCTTAACCTGATATTATCTACTCTAGGAGTAGTCTTATGA
- a CDS encoding ribosomal biogenesis protein, whose amino-acid sequence MLITTSRKPSTKTRQLCKALSRVFSAECINRGKMSMRDVFLKTSSKGYETTLIINDSQGNPSKITFYGNQGQEIVSLDVNIALPDSRLHIKPDDLGFKCEMHELSLLKNILPVKSDNEHNYSNLVWIKNTDNKYKAVMDFIDKNGNCTGLKIYIK is encoded by the coding sequence ATGCTTATAACCACCTCTAGAAAGCCATCTACTAAAACCCGTCAATTATGCAAAGCTTTAAGCCGGGTTTTTTCCGCGGAGTGTATAAACCGGGGTAAAATGAGCATGCGCGATGTTTTTCTTAAAACATCAAGCAAAGGATATGAAACCACCCTGATAATCAACGACTCCCAGGGCAATCCCTCTAAAATCACATTCTATGGAAACCAGGGACAGGAAATTGTATCTTTAGATGTGAATATAGCATTACCCGACAGCCGATTACATATTAAACCTGATGATTTAGGCTTTAAGTGTGAGATGCATGAATTATCCCTTTTAAAAAATATTTTACCAGTTAAATCTGATAATGAGCATAATTATTCTAATCTGGTCTGGATAAAAAATACAGATAACAAATATAAGGCCGTTATGGATTTTATTGATAAAAATGGTAATTGCACTGGCTTAAAAATTTATATAAAATGA
- a CDS encoding energy-coupling factor ABC transporter permease — MHVPDGIIPLSQSAIYWIISILTVIIYTYKISRDEDKEKRVFTTALLVVASIIGSSLSIPSPLGVPIHFFIIPLVAIILGPLSGSVVAFLTLIIQYFFLGMGGFTTLGANTLTIGVVLSFSTYIFYTLLKDLDLRLGIFSGTFMGIIMATLAHVLILLVAGIATLEVLIATLVPFYLFIAVLESAASVIIISFIDKIKPELLSLNKI; from the coding sequence TTGCATGTCCCTGATGGAATTATACCGTTATCCCAATCGGCAATTTACTGGATTATATCCATTCTAACAGTTATTATTTACACTTACAAAATATCCCGGGATGAAGATAAGGAAAAAAGAGTGTTTACCACAGCACTTCTGGTGGTGGCGTCTATAATTGGATCATCTCTATCTATTCCTTCCCCTTTAGGGGTTCCTATTCACTTTTTTATCATACCTCTGGTGGCCATTATTTTAGGGCCTTTAAGTGGATCGGTGGTGGCATTTTTAACTTTGATTATCCAGTATTTTTTCCTGGGTATGGGGGGCTTCACCACCCTGGGGGCCAATACCTTAACCATTGGGGTGGTGCTTAGCTTTAGCACCTATATTTTCTATACCCTGCTTAAGGATCTTGACTTAAGATTAGGCATCTTCTCCGGTACTTTCATGGGAATAATCATGGCCACCTTAGCCCATGTTTTAATCCTTTTGGTGGCGGGAATTGCTACTCTGGAAGTACTTATTGCTACATTAGTCCCCTTCTATCTATTCATTGCAGTTTTAGAGAGTGCGGCCAGTGTAATTATCATATCCTTCATTGATAAAATTAAACCAGAATTACTGAGTTTGAATAAAATATAA